The Microcystis panniformis FACHB-1757 region CCAACTGATCTCTAATTCTTAACAGATCAATTGTATTGGATTCGACCTGGCTTAAATCTCCACCTCGAATTCTTAAATAAGTCTCTGGAGTCGCCGCATCAAGACTAATATCAATACTGGTTAAACCCGATTTTAACAGAGCTTTAATATAAGTTTTATTCAGAAGTTGACCATTAGTAGTTAGATGAACTTTTGGAACACCTTGCTGTCGGCAAAGTTGAATAAAGTCTATAAGTTTAGGATGAAGTAATGGTTCTTCAACACTACCTATTACAATGGTAGTTGCTGCTTTTCCACAGTCTGCTGCTAGTTTCTCCATCATCTCCCAAGACATGACTTTTTTCTTTTGAAAAAAATCTGTAGTATGATTAGACTTTATCGAAGAACTATGATAGGGACACATAACACACTTAAGATTACAAGTGTTACCAACAACAACTCTGACATAAGAAGGTGCGATCGCTTTTCCATAATGACAACTAAAATAATGTAACTGCTCATCTCTATCTATTGCCGATAGTAAAACTAATGGAATAGGCTGAGGTTGAATAGTTTTGCTTGTTAGGAATGTCTCTATGTGGGGTTGTAATTGATGCCAAATATCACTTAATTCTTGGGGATATAAATACGCTAGTATAGGATAACTAGGCAAACCCAAATCTGAAAGAATGGGTAAAGTTGGCTGAAAGACAACAACCGCATATTTATCCTTAGCCGTCATTAGCAATTTTTTGATACTATGAGGATGCAAAGGAATATTATGGGAGGGAATCTCAAGAATTCTATCTGAAAAGATAGAAGTATTTATTGTCAGATCGGATAAAAGGTTCTGAGGATCTTTAATAATCATTTTTTGACTAATTTAACGATAAAATCCTCACCCTTGAGGTGAGGCGAGCAATTCTTATTTTTGTTCAATTAAGTAGGTGGGTGGAATTAAATATAAGATGAACGTAGGTTGGGTTGAAGCATGAAACCCAACCCCCGATTATGTTACGCTACCGCTAACCCATCCTACAAATAATTGTGCCTCCCTACTTAGTTTGTAAGGCTTCTAGGAACAAGTTGTCGGAATATAAGGATTGTCGGCAAAATATTTCCCTGGTTTTCGGTTTGATATCCAGTCGGACAAATCATCTGCATTTAAAGTGGCATTTCCCCATGACGGCTCAGGTGGATAGGGAATAATCATTTTAAACAACTCTGGTGCATTGTTATCTGCATCCAATATTTGACCAATAAAGCTACTATACGTCACTTCAAATAAGTAACCCAAGCTTGGGTTTTGCTCTCCCAGTTCATATTCATCAAAGATTGGAAAAATATATTCATCGGGTGGTTTACCTTGTGGAAAGAAGACTTGTTTCAGTAAATAAGCTGGATCAGATTCATCAACGGTTTCTAGTGGTTGTTTGGGATTAGCTCCAAACAATTTTTTGAGGTGATCAGCATTCTTTCCTTTTTTCAATCCCTGGTCTGAGGTCGGATGTTCAAAATAAGTCCTTAAGAGATTGGCCACTCTCTTTTGCTCGGCGTATTTCTCTTCATTTTCATCAGCCCATCGCCAAATATAAGCAATAATTTGAGAAACTTGTTTTGACTGTTGATAAAGACGCTGTAAAAAATTAATGTGTGGGGATTTATGTTTCATTTGATGAGCGGCTTCATTAACTTTTTCTGCCTTGTAGAATAAGCTACGAGTTTCAAACATAAGTGTGCTTCCTTTTTGAGAAATTAAATTGGACAATAAAATCGCTGAGGATTTTCCCAAACGATTTTTTTGACTATCTCCTGAGATAAGTTGTCTTCAAGTCCTATAACTTTTTTTACCCCATCAGCCTGATGATCCATGTGAGGATAATCAGACCCGAAGATTAAGTTATCAGAACCGATAAAATCAATGACCTGAGCCAAACAAGGTTCAGAGGGTTCCCCTGCAATGTAACACTGACGGCGGAAATACTCCGATGGTAGTAATTTTACCCGATCTTGGACTTCCCAATGTAAATTTTTATACTCCTCGTCAAGCTTCCATAACCAATAGGGAAGCCAACCACACCCTGACTCTAGAAACGCCACCCTCAGCCTCCGATGACGTTCTAAAACCCCCCCTTCAATTAAGGCTAACAGTGCCATCATTTGTTCCATCGGGTGAGAACAAGCATGAAGCGCAAACCGACTATTAAACCGCTCTGCACCAGTGGTGGGTAAGCGGCTATGAGTGCCTTCATGAATTCCTACAGCCATGTCCAAATCCTC contains the following coding sequences:
- a CDS encoding radical SAM protein, which translates into the protein MIIKDPQNLLSDLTINTSIFSDRILEIPSHNIPLHPHSIKKLLMTAKDKYAVVVFQPTLPILSDLGLPSYPILAYLYPQELSDIWHQLQPHIETFLTSKTIQPQPIPLVLLSAIDRDEQLHYFSCHYGKAIAPSYVRVVVGNTCNLKCVMCPYHSSSIKSNHTTDFFQKKKVMSWEMMEKLAADCGKAATTIVIGSVEEPLLHPKLIDFIQLCRQQGVPKVHLTTNGQLLNKTYIKALLKSGLTSIDISLDAATPETYLRIRGGDLSQVESNTIDLLRIRDQLGIDCEIRTSFVRNYNVNLEEEEAFLNRWLSKVNSVFILNIAEYQENNMRLKKHNQGVQKSLQYYQQKAQGRWTCLFPFLEMAVLPNGKIYYCIETLFRLGFDQEIESLGDYNQQTLQDIWSGELFQQLRQDLILNQLEKRRACQDCEMWKSQIIDQELKDGYSVLTTTVTEIYSQV